A region of the Denitrificimonas caeni genome:
CTTTAAAGCGCTTGGCTTCTTTAACCACAGCATCCGGCCAGATGTGGGGGATATCATAGTTACGCAGGGCCACTTCAATTTCCATGCCCGGCGCCATATAGTCGCCCAACACTTCGACAATATTACCCTGCGCTTGGAAACGTGCGGTTGGCCAGTGGGTAATTGCCACTTCAACCAACTGCCCCACTTGCGCACCACCGGCACGACCCGGACTGATCAAGACTTCCTGCTGCATTTTTTTATTGTCGGGTAGGACAAAGCCAATGCCATTTTCTTCGTTATAGCGCCCTACAATAGATTCGTGGGCACGCAGCACCACTTCAGCAATGGCACCTTCACGGCGGCCACGCTTATCAAAACCTACAACACGCCCTAAAACACGGTCGCCATCAAAGACTAAACGCATTTGCGTGGGGCTTAAAAATAAATCATCGCCGCCATCGTCAGGGATTAAAAAACCAAAACCATCACGGTGACCACTGACGCGGCCCACCACTAGGTCTAGCTTATCCACAGGTGCATAAGCACCGCGGCGGGTATACACCACTTGCGCATCACGCTCCATCGCACGTAAGCGACGACGCAATGCTTCAAGATCCTCTTCCGAGGTTAATGCAAATTCAACCGCCAACTGTTCACGGGTAGCAGGTGCTCCACGCTCAGCTAGGTGCTGTAAAATCAATTCACGGCTTGGAATTGGGTTGTCATATTTTTCCGCTTCACGAGCGGCCTCTGGGTCGAGGGATTGCCAATCGGCTATCAAATTAAATTACCTTACTTTTTAAAAATAGAGAGTGAAGTGAATAATTGTTCACTGCACCGAATTACCTGTCTAATTTAACAGATTTTTTACCCAATAGGGGTTTACAAGATCTTTTATCGGCCGTATAGTTCGCGACCACAACGCAATGTAATTGACGTTGTACCACGGAAACTATGCAGATGCATGGCTTTCAATGCCCAGGTGGTGAAATTGGTAGACACGCTAGCTTCAGGTGCTAGTGCCCGCAAGGGCGTGGAAGTTCGAGTCTTCTTCTGGGCACCAATCATACAGCTCAAAGCCCCTAACCATGGGGCTTTGAGCTTTTTGGGGGTTTATTATACCCCCCAAAAAAAGCGCCAAATCGTACCCTCACTCCTTAAGCGCCAATAAAAATCTCTGGCAAAACAAGCTGGACAAGCAATAAACCCAGGCTAATTGTTGCCGCATAAAAGAATGCCACCGCCGCTTGCGCACGACCGCCGCGCGTTGATTCCAACTTCAAAATAAACGCAATAAAGCTAACCGCCAATAATGCAGCGGTGTACGGCATGATAAACGGCAAAATCTCAGGATTAACAATACGCGCAACAATGCTTGGCACTGAAGCCAGCATAAACACCACACTGGATATCGCCGCCACCTGCAACATAGTCAGCAACGGCCGCGGCACTCGCATATCTGTTTTTTTCGCAAACAGAGTGAGCAGTAACCATCCCAGCGCAATAACAAAAAGCAAAGTCACCGCACTTAAAGCAATTTTCGTAAGAGAGATATCTAACATATAGATCCTTGGAGAAGAAGAAGTTATTGCTCGTCACTTAAAAACCAGCGCAGCAACGCCAGCACAGTATAACCAGCATGACTACAGAAGACATGCAGCCTGGCCTAAACAGTGCGGCGCTAAAAATAAAGGGCGTAGTTTAACGTGCATCGCGCCACGATGGGCGATTGCACACAAGTATTTAAGCTTTAGCCGCTACGCGCGAGCGTCTAACCAGCAGCTAGTCGGCCAGGCATCGTCTTGGGCAACGAGCTAGGCTGCCAAATCGCTTTAAACATTTATTTTTCCAATAAAAAAAGCCGCACTAGGCGGCTTTTTTTGAACCCAACAAACTTACGCTTGTTCTGCTTGCTCAGCTTTGGCTTTAGCAACGTCTTTGATCGACAGCTTGATCCGGCCACGGTTATCCACGTCCAGTACCAGCACGTCAACCATCTCGCCTTCAGTCAAGATATCAGTGACTTTTTCAACACGCTCATCGCTGAGCATGGAGATGTGCACTAAGCCATCTTTACCTGGCAGGATGTTAACAAACGCACCGAAATCAACAATGCGCTCAACTTTACCGTTGTAGATTTTACCAATCTCAGCTTCTGCTGTGATGCTCAGCACGCGTTCACGGGCTGCTTCTGCTGCTTCTTTAGTGCTACCAAAGATTTTGATCGAACCATCATCTTCAATATCAATGGATGCATCCGTTTCTTCACAGATCGCGCGGATGGTTGCACCACCTTTACCGATCACATCACGAATCTTGTCGGAATCAATCTTCATCGCAATCATGGTCGGCGCATTGGCTGACAATTCAGTGCGTGAAGTGGCCAGCACTTGATTCATTTGCTCAAGGATCGTAATACGGGCGGTGTGCGCTTGGTTCAGCGCAATTTCCATGATTTCTTCAGTAACGCCTTCGATCTTAATGTCCATTTGCAGTGCAGTTACGCCATTGGCCGTACCCGCTACTTTAAAGTCCATATCGCCAAGGTGGTCTTCGTCGCCGAGGATGTCAGTTAAGACAGCAAATTTCTCGCCTTCTTTAACCATACCCATCGCAATACCGGCTACTGGCGCCTTCATTGGTACGCCCGCATCCATCAATGCTAAAGAAGCACCACAGACTGATGCCATGGAGCTGGAGCCGTTGGATTCAGTGATTTCTGAGACCACACGAATGGTGTAGGGGAAGTCATCTGGGTTTGGCAACATCGCAGCGATACTGCGGCGCGCTAAACGACCGTGACCAATCTCACGACGACCGGTTGCGCCCATACGACCGCACTCACCTACCGAGTAAGGAGGGAAGTTGTAGTGCAGCATAAACGGATCGCGTTTTTCGCCTTCGAGAGTATCGAGGAACTGTGCATCACGCGCAGTACCCAAGGTTGTAGCAACCAGAGCTTGGGTTTCACCACGGGTGAACAAAGATGAGCCGTGTACTTTATCCAATACGCCCACTTCAATAGCCAAAGGACGTACAGTTTGCGCATCACGGCCATCAATACGTGGCTTACCGTTGACAATGTTTTCACGCACTGTGCGGTATTCGATTTCGCCGAACGCATCTTTGACTTCTGCGGCTGTAGGGCCTTCACCTTCAACGTCGCTGGCTAAAGCGGCAACTGCTTGCTCACGGATTTCACCGAGACGCGCATAACGGTCTTGCTTAATAATGATGCCGTAAGCTTCTGCGATGCCTGCACCAAACTGATCACGCACTGCGTTTAACAACTCAGTGTTTTCAGCTTTTGGCTGCCAATCCCAACGCGGCTTACCAACTTCAGCAGCCAGCTCAGTAATCGCCTTAACGACCACCTGGAACTCTTCATGGGCAAACAGCACGGCGCCAAGCATTTGGTCTTCAGTCAGCTCGTCTGCTTCTGACTCAACCATCAATACTGCGTCTTTGGTACCAGCAACCACCATGTCTAAGCAGGATGCTTCTTGCTGCTCATAGGTTGGGTTGATCAAGTAACCTGTTTCAGGGTGGAAACCAACGCGGGCACAACCAATTGGGCCGTTGAATGGAATACCTGAGATCGCCAATGCAGCTGAGGTACCAATCATCGCAGCGATGTCTGGATCAGTTTTCTTACTGGTAGAAACAACCGTACAAATAACCTGCACTTCGTTGCTGAAACCTTCTGGGAACAGCGGACGGATCGGACGGTCGATCAGGCGTGAGGTGAGGGTTTCTTTTTCAGATGGACGGGCTTCACGCTTGAAGAAACCACCTGGGATTTTACCTGCGGCATAGGTTTTTTCTTGGTAATGCACAGATAATGGGAAAAAGTCTTTGCTTGGATCAGCTTTTTTCGCGCCAACCACTGTACAGAGTACAGAGACATCGTTGTTAACGCTGACTAATACAGCACCACAGGCTTGACGCGCAATGCGGCCTGTTTCTAAAGTAATGGTGGATTCACCAAATTGAAACGTTTTAATAACCGGATTCACGGTATCTTCCTTCTCTAATGTGACCTTGGGGAAATTGGCAAGAGCTTGGGTATCGGCCCAACGTACTCCTGAAAAGCGAAAAGCTGGAAGCCCAAAGCACTTGCGCAAATCACTTTACGCTTAGCACCCCAGACTCCCAGCTTCACGTTACAGCTTACGTCTTAACGACGTAGACCCAGACGACCAATCAAAGTCGCGTAACGGCCAAGATCTTTACCCTTCAGGTAGTCCAGCAGCTTACGACGCTGGTTAACCATACGGATTAAACCACGACGTGAGTGGTGATCTTTTTTGTTATCTTTGAAGTGACCTTGCAGCTTGTTGATGTTGGTCGTCAAAAGTGCAACTTGCACTTCTGGCGAACCGGTATCACCTTCAGACTGCTTGTAGTCATTAATAATCTGGATTTTTTCTTCGTTGCTTAGTGCCATGATGGGCTCCTAGTTTGGACAGGCCGGGGATTTCCCGTGCAAAAGATAGAGGTATGACCGTGCCTGCCAACAGCCTACCTTAAGGTTTTTTAGCTGCAGTAATAATACAGCTAAAAAAACTTGCTCATTGTGACCGAATTAGACGCTTGGGTGCAACCATTGCATCATCATCTATTTCGCCCACGCCGATAAATTCATCATTATGGTTATAAACCCGCACCATTCCTTCCAGCGGCGAATTCTGCGCACGTACGGGCTGGCCATTTAACCAAAAGAAACTGCTGTTCTCCGTCAAACTGACTCGAGGAAAATGCAGCAAACCGCTGTCCATGGGAATCATGCAGGCATCCAGTGCTTCAGCACCACCTTCCTCATGCAAGCGCTCCAGCTCTGCTAAAGTGACCGCATGGGTTAAATCAAAAGGCCCAGCCTCTGTGCGACGCAATTGCGCCACATGGGCACCACAGCCCAGCACCGCACCAATGTCTTCAACTAAGGTGCGGATATAAGTGCCTTTGCTGCAGGCCACTCGAATACGAGCTTGCTCCCCTTCGCAGGATAAAAGCTCAAGCTGACTGATAGTCACTTTACGCGGCGGACGCTCCACAGTAATACCAGCACGCGCAAGCTTATACAGCGGTTGCCCATCTTTTTTAAGTGCTGAATACATCGGTGGAATTTGTTCAATATCGCCACGAAACTGCGGCAATACCGCTTCAATATCAGCAGCGCTGACATGGACTGCTTTAGTTTCTAGTACCTCACCCTCAGCATCACCGGTATCGGTGGTGGCGCCAAGCTGCATGGTTGCTTCATAAACTTTATCAGCATCCAGCAGGTAGCGAGAAAACTTAGTTGCCTCACCAAAGCACAGCGGCAATACACCCGTTGCTAAAGGATCGAGGCTACCAGTGTGGCCGCCTTTATCGGAGTTGAGCAGCCAACGAACTTTCTGCAAAGCACCGTTAGAGCTAACACCATAAGGCTTATCAAAAATAATAATACCGCTGACACTGCGACGCTTACGTTTAACCTGTTGCACTACGCCTTACTCTCCGCTGGACCCAGTATTGCGCTCGTCTTCGGACACCGCCTGCTCAATCAGTGCCGACAAATGCGCACCGCGAGTAATACTTTCATCATAATGAAAATGTAACGCTGGTAAGCTGCGCAATTTCATCGCCTTACCTAGCAACATTCTTAAATAGCCCGCTGCATCTTTCAGCACAGTTAAATTTTCTTTAATCACTTCAGGGGAATTATCGCCCATCACAGTGATAAAGACTTTGGCGTGACTGATATCACGACTGACATCAACGCCTGTAACCGTGATAAAACCTAAGCGCGGATCTTTGATTTCGCGCGGGATCAGTGTTGCCAGCTCACGCTGGATCTGATCGCCAATACGTTGGGTGCGGCTGTATTGTTTCGCCATTACATTCACCTTGCGCTGCACAGTGCAGCTACTCTTTTGATCCATATAAACAGCAAACGGCAAGCTCAGCAGGTTAGGTTAGATACCCAGCCAGCTGCACTTGCCGTTGCCTATACGTTTATAAATTACAGCGTACGTGCGACTTGGACCTTCTCGAACACTTCGATCTTGTCACCCACTTTCACGTCATTGTAACTCTTCACGCCGATACCACATTCCATACCGGAACGCACTTCAGCAGCGTCATCTTTAAAGCGGCGTAATGATTCCAGCTCACCTTCAAAAATAACAACGTCATCGCGCAATACACGAATTGGACGGTTACGGTACACAGTACCTTCAGTAACCATACAACCGGCAACTGCACCCAGCTTCGGCGAACGGAATACTTCGCGCACTTCGGCGATACCCAGAATATTCTCACGGACATCAGTACCCAGCAGCCCGGACAGTGCTTTCTTCACGTCTTCGATAATATCGTAAATGATATTGTAGTAGCGCATATCGAGACCTTCTTGCTCAACGATTTTACGCGCACCGGCATCAGCACGCACGTTGAAACCAAAGATCACCGCATTGGAAGCTAGAGCCAGGTTCGCATCACTTTCGTTGATACCACCCACACCACCAGCCACCACACAGACTTCTACTTCATCATTACCTAACTCAGACAAGGAACCGCGCAATGCCTCAAGAGTACCGCGTACGTCTGCTTTAATAACGATATTAAGAACTTTCTTCTCTTCCTGCCCCATATTCTCGAACATATTTTCGAGCTTACCAGCATGGGCGCGGGCCAGTTTAACCTCACGGAACTTGCCCTGACGGAACAGTGCAACTTCACGGGCTTTACGCTCATCAACCACAACTGTGACTTCGTCACCGGCTTCTGGCGTACCATCTAGACCTAAAATCTCTACTGGAATTGATGGACCTGCTTCTTGGATAGGTTGACCATTTTCATCCATCATGGCGCGGATACGACCGAAGTTAACACCCACTAACACCATGTCGCCTTGACGTAAGGTACCGTTTTGTACCAGCACCGAAGCAACTGGGCCACGGCCTTTATCCAGACGCGACTCAATCACTACACCACGCCCTGAAGCCGATGGTGTGGCATTGAGCTCAAGTACCTCTGCTTGCAGCAGAACTGACTCAAGTAACGCATCAATTCCGGTGCCGACTTTGGCGGAAACGTGGACAAACTGCGTATCACCACCCCACTCTTCTGGGATGACGTCATGGGCTGCTAGGTCGTTTTTAATACGATCTGGATCAGCTTCTGGCTTATCAATTTTGTTCACTGCGATAATCAAAGGTACGCCCGCTGCTTTAGCGTGCTCAATACCTTCAATGGTTTGTGGCATCACGCCATCATCCGCAGCAACCACTAGAATTACGATATCTGTAGCTTTGGCTCCGCGTGCACGCATCGCAGTAAAGGCGGCGTGACCTGGGGTATCTAAGAAAGTGACCATGCCACCTTCAGTTTTCACGTGATAAGCACCAATGTGCTGGGTAATCCCACCGGCTTCACCGGTCGCCACTTTGGCGCGACGAATGTAGTCAAGCAACGAGGTTTTACCGTGGTCAACGTGACCCATAACTGTTACTACAGGTGCTCTGTGGAACGTTTCGCCTTCATCAATTTTCAATGACGCAGCAAACTGCTCTTCC
Encoded here:
- the rbfA gene encoding 30S ribosome-binding factor RbfA; this encodes MAKQYSRTQRIGDQIQRELATLIPREIKDPRLGFITVTGVDVSRDISHAKVFITVMGDNSPEVIKENLTVLKDAAGYLRMLLGKAMKLRSLPALHFHYDESITRGAHLSALIEQAVSEDERNTGSSGE
- the rpsO gene encoding 30S ribosomal protein S15, giving the protein MALSNEEKIQIINDYKQSEGDTGSPEVQVALLTTNINKLQGHFKDNKKDHHSRRGLIRMVNQRRKLLDYLKGKDLGRYATLIGRLGLRR
- the pnp gene encoding polyribonucleotide nucleotidyltransferase, which gives rise to MNPVIKTFQFGESTITLETGRIARQACGAVLVSVNNDVSVLCTVVGAKKADPSKDFFPLSVHYQEKTYAAGKIPGGFFKREARPSEKETLTSRLIDRPIRPLFPEGFSNEVQVICTVVSTSKKTDPDIAAMIGTSAALAISGIPFNGPIGCARVGFHPETGYLINPTYEQQEASCLDMVVAGTKDAVLMVESEADELTEDQMLGAVLFAHEEFQVVVKAITELAAEVGKPRWDWQPKAENTELLNAVRDQFGAGIAEAYGIIIKQDRYARLGEIREQAVAALASDVEGEGPTAAEVKDAFGEIEYRTVRENIVNGKPRIDGRDAQTVRPLAIEVGVLDKVHGSSLFTRGETQALVATTLGTARDAQFLDTLEGEKRDPFMLHYNFPPYSVGECGRMGATGRREIGHGRLARRSIAAMLPNPDDFPYTIRVVSEITESNGSSSMASVCGASLALMDAGVPMKAPVAGIAMGMVKEGEKFAVLTDILGDEDHLGDMDFKVAGTANGVTALQMDIKIEGVTEEIMEIALNQAHTARITILEQMNQVLATSRTELSANAPTMIAMKIDSDKIRDVIGKGGATIRAICEETDASIDIEDDGSIKIFGSTKEAAEAARERVLSITAEAEIGKIYNGKVERIVDFGAFVNILPGKDGLVHISMLSDERVEKVTDILTEGEMVDVLVLDVDNRGRIKLSIKDVAKAKAEQAEQA
- the infB gene encoding translation initiation factor IF-2, yielding MTQVTVKELAKVVNTPVESLLQQMHEAGLAHTSADQKVSETEKQKLLTFLEKGSSTKTDGSKKITLQRKTTTTLRTPGSKSISVEVRKKKTFVKRSAEEIEAEKQKDLEKLQAEKKAKEAAQEKAKPAEVKAEPVATKPAAAKAEPVKAEEPDLPPADITLPVVDEVAAPATERKKAPTKRVEPDERRERKAAPRPAAKGKARLDDEQTARRGGRNRSKAKKRSNQHGFHSPAGPVVRDVSIGETITVAELAAQMSVKGVEVVKYMFQLGSPVTINQVLDQDTAVLIAEDMGHRVSRVSDNVLEEQFAASLKIDEGETFHRAPVVTVMGHVDHGKTSLLDYIRRAKVATGEAGGITQHIGAYHVKTEGGMVTFLDTPGHAAFTAMRARGAKATDIVILVVAADDGVMPQTIEGIEHAKAAGVPLIIAVNKIDKPEADPDRIKNDLAAHDVIPEEWGGDTQFVHVSAKVGTGIDALLESVLLQAEVLELNATPSASGRGVVIESRLDKGRGPVASVLVQNGTLRQGDMVLVGVNFGRIRAMMDENGQPIQEAGPSIPVEILGLDGTPEAGDEVTVVVDERKAREVALFRQGKFREVKLARAHAGKLENMFENMGQEEKKVLNIVIKADVRGTLEALRGSLSELGNDEVEVCVVAGGVGGINESDANLALASNAVIFGFNVRADAGARKIVEQEGLDMRYYNIIYDIIEDVKKALSGLLGTDVRENILGIAEVREVFRSPKLGAVAGCMVTEGTVYRNRPIRVLRDDVVIFEGELESLRRFKDDAAEVRSGMECGIGVKSYNDVKVGDKIEVFEKVQVARTL
- the truB gene encoding tRNA pseudouridine(55) synthase TruB, encoding MQQVKRKRRSVSGIIIFDKPYGVSSNGALQKVRWLLNSDKGGHTGSLDPLATGVLPLCFGEATKFSRYLLDADKVYEATMQLGATTDTGDAEGEVLETKAVHVSAADIEAVLPQFRGDIEQIPPMYSALKKDGQPLYKLARAGITVERPPRKVTISQLELLSCEGEQARIRVACSKGTYIRTLVEDIGAVLGCGAHVAQLRRTEAGPFDLTHAVTLAELERLHEEGGAEALDACMIPMDSGLLHFPRVSLTENSSFFWLNGQPVRAQNSPLEGMVRVYNHNDEFIGVGEIDDDAMVAPKRLIRSQ